In the Necator americanus strain Aroian chromosome X, whole genome shotgun sequence genome, CAATACCGTTTCCCAATATCTGGATAACTATGCATGTTGTGTACCTCGTGTGTGACTGCAGTGTATACTTAAATGCCTCATTGCATTTAGAATAAGCAGGGCCACCGGGACCAGGTAACAACCAGAATCGCAAACGCGGTGTCAAAGCAAGAACAATGCTTAAATAGAAAACTGAATTACAACTATACCTTCAAATTCATACAACAACGACTAAAAACACAATCAGCTTATCGTATTGGGGAGGACAGAATATGAATTGCAAGATGAACAGATCATATTGTTCGTAGCAGTACGTGCGACAACTCTGACTCCGGAATAGTCTCGGCTCCGCTTGTGTTGGCAATAAACAGACTCGTATTCGCAGCTACTAGCTCTTCAACATTGATTCTAATGGTGAACGTGCCGCGCTTTGTTCTGAAAATTGAAGCAAGATGAAGGTATGTAGATGAAGGTATTGTTGAAATAGATGCAAATGTAAGCATACAATGCGACCATAACTAAACAATACTTGACTTTTATTAGGCCATTGGCGCGGGTgcagcgcagttggtaagaaatttttctgcgACTGGACGATCGGTCGATGGTGCGAGACCCCTCTAATGCCAAAAACTTCATCTTTCGATAAATTATCGAAAGATGaagttttcaatttatttatttatattttttcgtcGATAATTTATCCCCAAGTTTTCTCGagcggataaaaacactgacgtgataGCTCTCCTCGCCCAAGCGTTCAtaaaacctcgaacgattatTGAAGTCGATATCGTTAGCACGTATGAAATGGCCGATTAGCTCAAGTACCAATTTTGTTACGTGGCATCTCTGGCACTTCACtctgattgtttttctttgttttttcttaattgtAAAGATAAGTCATCAACCTTTCCAACTCACGTTTTGGTTTCTACCTGCCTGTCTGATTCGCCGAGTTGTCTTTTTCAGATTAAGTCCCATAAGCCATGAATAAGATAAAACTCTCCTTAGTTTCGAATATGAGGCCATTGTAGAACAGTACAAACGACTGTCAACGAAATGTTTAGTAAACAAGTATCGCAGAAATTTCATTCTTCAAAATGAACGGGTGGCCTGAAGACAGTGTGGATAATTCCAAAGTTTCGACCTTCTTATTCGAATCTTCGCACTGTAGAGTTGAGTAGTGTAATCCGTTTTGAGCAAAACCAAGATggttttctatctattcttgATAACGTTTCGAGgtcatttccttcttcagagcctggaaaatcaaagacacgtgtaatctactctctcaaacacCTCCCCATCCCACAAGATGTGAATAAGCAAACAGATTACTCAAAGATAACGTCAGAGAAGCAGACTACaacagcgctcaccttgatggCAGTAAAGGCGTGATGTTGAGGCAGCTCGTTGgacacagcgatgcattcttctttacgattcatgattggaGTTTTGCTTGTTatataaaacgcttctaaTGTTTTGATGTGGATAATGATGAGCAGGGAGCCGCAGCCGATGCGTATACTTCTCATGCTATGCGATCATTAACAGCAACACTTTGAGGTTACTATTCCAGCGATGGTAAGCCTCTTGAAACAAACTAGTAAGAAGCTAAATAGATCAGTTTGGCATGGATCACATAAGTATCAATGAAGAAGTGGTTTCGAAGCTTTTTCTTGCTTGCTGTCGTAACGTATGGttgctttatttgtttattaggTTCAATGAAGTTCCGAAAAAGAATGTGCCATGGATAAATATAAAGCAATTACACTAAATACAAAGTGAAAAGGCAGAAAAACCAATCCAACGAGCAGGGATCAGTTCCATGCACGATTCTTGACTAGGTAATTTAGTACTGTATCGCAATGTTTAAAAGTAAGATAAAGTCACATGCTTATCAATCAACTTGGGATGCGACAACGAGTTTTACTGCGatttgtaatcgttgaggatttggaacgcgtgttgacctgtacaatgacttgcagggacccgccgatgtgtcaaatcagttttttatcctctcaggaaagtctggtaccaatttatcgaccccggaaggatgaaaggcttggttggcactagggcggttacGAACCCTCGGccatgtggctacaacggacctctaaccgactgcgccactcCGCCCATTATAATGTTACATGTgataagaaaagattttttcctcaatcaCAAGCGGTCCGCAGAATGGTTGAATAAGGACGAATTGCCATGACATACATTGAAACCGAATATTCACCGAGGAAAGAAactgattttattttcctggTGGTCCGACGCTGGTATttttttacgaacgtgtaactgacctatacatTCCGGCAGCATTCCTTCCGGGAgctagccgatatgtcaagtcggcgtttttattctcccagacaagtctggtacaagTCTGTCGACCACAAAAGAATGAGTGGCTTGGTTGGCAATAGGGCAGATACGAACCACcgaccgatcgtgcagacaggacttcttaccgactgcattATATTCACAAGTTATTTGttccctccacaacggtttacagcctcatagtggcgtggaggtgacactgggcgtcgaactgcgatgtaCAACGGAgcttcgtcctccggcagggtctcccaagctgagaaggagttcgacacatccgacattccgacttctcggaatcggaagcctagctaagagtaaaccactgctaagattcaccactgtcttagcaaaatgtagaaaggtgatggtccctgatccatataggttggggtTCGACccgtggtgaaagctaagctcgccgtggcatggctgcttagctTGGGGAAAAGTCTGGTTACACTCctgcatattcactgcctcagtactcTGCACACTGGGTCCTgccgtcggacggtatggtgACCGGTGAGAGgggatcaaatctcaggttgctcaggacgtcattgattctggactaagcgacacacgcacgactcgccatggagactgtctcagactgcgtacttacaacgcgagaacagtttccacagacgctgacctgcatgcccttctcggagctgcagagcgtatcaaatttcacttgattgctctgcaggagaccaagtgcagaaggagcgacgtacgacagatgaatgacggcaCACTCgccattcgtggagagaaggttccgttgcgaaatgtaggcggtgttggtttcgttgtgcacccatctgtcgtccatctcgtcgattctcacgagatcctgtcacctcgtctggccattcttcgcctccgccctctgcgccaaaaatccatcagtatcatcaactgctattcaccaacatcagcagctgatgattccgaattggacgcgttttacgagaagctggaggaagtagtcagCAACGAGAggtccttttacaaattcgttgtcggagacttcaacgcaaaactaggaaaggccacagaagagaaatacaggattggaagatttggactaggggaccggaatgaaaatggcaatcgtctcgccgggctgttgtccgccgctcgcctctttcatgggaactctcttttcatgaaaaaagatcatcgtcggtggacatgggaatcgcccaatggcgtgactcgtgcggagaccgaccacatactcaccaaccagaggtggtgtctacttgacgtctcagtagtaccatccttttgtagtggttctgatcaccgtctccttcgtgcgaaaatacgacttagccacacgatggaaaagaacatctgctatcggcaacgaaggagaaaagaagtcgcgCACggcaaacttggatcgaatttcgaagaccaccaaggaattgttagaaagaagaagggctttgaggcttgatccgagtgcatcgcacattgagcggttagtagcaaacactagctgcagaaaaggttgcaggaggatcttttgaggtacaggcagaagaagattctagaagcagcacaaagaagaacgagtctaaagaagtgccgcagggatctccgcgaatataatattccgctagcaaccttgctgagcgaagacgggactcgcacgtcttctcatcgtgagatggaaatcattacggagaggttctactcgaaccttttccgttcatcaactcctgtgtcaagcccaatcatccccaccggcgaagctccaccacggattctcccttcggaagtacgagtcgctatcaagagcatgaaacctggcacagcccccggacctgattttatatcagcagactttcttcgggctggccATCCGCTTGCGTACATGACATcgtaccttcagaaagaaaggatcccagaccagtggaagacctcgcgaaccgttcttatccataagaaaggtgaccgaggaCCTCCgaaactaccgtccgatatgcttgctgagcgtgttatacaaagtgttCACCAAGATCATGCTCAGGCGCATATCCAAGACGCttgatgaagcccagcctcaagaacaagctggattccgccaagggttcagctgcttggaccacatccagaccgtgtcgagggtcgtaaaggtttgccgggaataccgcctgccccttgttctaaccttcgtcgactatgagaaagcctttgacagcgtagaaacaaatgcaatactgtcagcgctggtcgatcaaggtgtggacgcgtcgtatgtgaggacattagccaattgctacgaacgatgtacgactaggatacagcttttccaccgccctctcaccatacccattggaaaggagGTACGACatggcgatactatatcgccgaagctgttcacggctgcattgcaatggataatgaaatcactatcttgggaagaaaggggcatacgtgttgatggaagatttctttcgaaccttcgtttcgcggacgacatcgttctcttttcgagcagtaccaatgaagcagaaacgatgctcaacgaattgaacgaagcagggaagagaataggactacgaataaacagaaagaagacacagtgtcatgaagaacgcccactgcgaggacggaggagtacaacttgaaggcccCCAAATCGTGGatactccgtcatacgtatacctcggacgttctatgaacacggaaaacgatttgaaggaagaactgaatagaagaataagagcagcatgggcagcattcgcagccgtcagggaagctacggaccaagatcttcgtgcccatctgttcgactcgacagtccttccagcgctctgttacgcagcggagacgtgggcagacaccgcggccacgtctaggaagctacttactacccacagagcccttgagagatgtctcctgaagtttagctggcgcacacaacaccttgccgatcttcgtagctccgacttaagaggaatgtcccgtcttcgcgaccctgCGGAATATGTATCAAAAGCAGAACAtggatgggccggtcacatcatgagaagagtCGCCggtagatggactaaaagaacgctagagtggatcccaagtgACGCTAAACGCCActgagggagaccgccaacgagatggggtgacgtgttcgctgcacggatggaccagctgagagctcagctggatacggctcaagggcgtcaacgtcactcacgaagcttgagaacatcttggatgacaatggcgagggaacgaaacgagtgaaaGAGATGCTGGtacccgcacgtccagtgaagacgggccatctaagtatctaagtaagtaagttaTTTGTTCGAAAGTTATTTAGTTAGTTGTTTGTTCATGCGAAATTCTTGGTTCTTAGAAAATAACTAGGTCTGCAGTAGGTAGCACATTTCGACCAGAAATAAAGTGAATTGATATGTCTAGACGAAATACTACGCTATTGAGATGAGATTAGATGAGGTGCTTACAGCATcattctttctccttttcttctgaacTAATTTCGATCTATAGAACTCCGGGAGTGCCGATCCTCACTCTGATCATAGTTGATAGAGTGTTGTGCTTCACATATTCACAATACGCGCTTACTACctgcttttgcttttttggtgCACTGCTGATGTacatatatgaataaataaataattaaataagtaaaccATGCTTgttctttccactttttctttagttcatttttaatatttcaatatAAGAGAGCAAGACCGTGCCACCAACAAGTTACGTATTTCAAAACCatattcatctatttttattttctaacaaaGTGAGGATGATTTTTCTCTATACATCCCTCTGAAAAGAATCAATTAGCGAATGTAAATACGTGACTGATATAGAATTACGTAGAGGAATCGAGAAATGactaagtaataaataaagtttcaatCGACCACGAATATTCTGAAGAACAACAAATCGAGGCGATGAAAATCAGTGTATTCAAGTCAAGTGCAATGGAGTGCGCTACAGAGAACACGATAGGTGCACCTCACTTATGCAGTGAAAGTCAGCAGTGAAAACGCGAGCTGTAGTGCGAGTGAATGTTGAGAACATGGATTAATTCGATGGCACTGGTGGTAGATTAGGTTGAGTGACCGAAAGGCGACGTGGACGATCTGCTTCCTCCATCGAACTGAAAAATCTCGGATCGTCTTAGGAATCTCAGGAGGTCAAAAAATTTTGGTCTCCAGTCGAATCTTCATCGATAAAAAGATACGAGGAAATTCGAGAACTCCATGAATTTTCAGATACAGTAACACCGCCGGTAACAAAAAAGGAACGGGTTGGGATTAATGCGAATTCGTGCGAATGCGATTTGCGCAACCAAAAAGCTGAGATCCATTACCGTACTAATTGGCTCTTCACATAGGAATTGGTCGCTCACAGCTTACCAGGATTTGGATCGTACTCAAGTGTCAATTAATATCACAATCTCCGAAACTTCTCCTCTcgcagaaaaattcaaaaaaaaaaaatccagaaagataCAGGAACCTATGGACATGGCTGTTACATAAGAATATTGGAAATTCTCGAAAATGGTTGAATTTGATTCGTATGTgtgcagaaaaataaataaatagaaaaaaagtgagctGCGAAATACCCTAGAATGAATTCACTACTAAAAATATTGCTTTCCCTGAAAACATTTGTCCAAACGTTCTCTTGGAATCTCCTTCTGTCTATTTTTAGATAGGACCCTCATCAGcctgaagttcttttttttcctgtaggTTGAACTGTGAAGAATCTTGCACTGAACATCTTCAAGTACCTGCTGAGTGTCCGTTGTCGTTCCATTCCTGGAATAGCGACGCCCGATAGAACGCCACATCCCTTGCAGAGGAGTATAAACGAACGTGCCATGTTATCAGGCTAAAAATTACGTCccaaaaattgttttcggTACCAACTGATAAGTGATCGAAACATTATCCATACCGCTTCCTGGAGCACATCGGCAACGTTGTCAACAACTAGTAAAGTTGTTTTGCGTCGATTCATACTTTTTTGAGTGGTATACACTGTATGAAGATGAGACGCTTTCGAGCCGGATACAAGCAATGTGTCAACGCtgaaaaaattttacaatatttttttcacgaaatccTGAATATTATAACGATTTATCAGCACTTGTCAAGTTTCGATCCGATAGAACCAGACAGATCTGTACGCTTGGTGAAGGAGAGCAAGTATTTGCTCAAATTTCGTGGATTTAGGGTTTTTTTCAGCTGATCCACAAACATCTGCCTCTCTTTTTTATTCGCCTGAAAATTGCAAGAAATCCATTAGTATGTGATGATTTTTGGTAAATGTGGGCATGTGCTAATAATGGAAGAGGTGTGTGAGAGGTTTTACTTAGTTATGATGCGAGTTTGAGTGAAAAAGAGTTAGTTCCATCACCGTCACAATCGTTCAACAAATATCAGAGCATGCATAAAAAGTCAGTACGCTATCCGAACAACAAAACACTCCATCCAGAAAAGTAGCTACTAACATTagaaccaaaacaaaaatcaaactaAAGAACAAGCAATTAAGCAGTTAGCATGCCATGCAAAAATTGGGAGAGTAGGTGAACATCTACGCTGGCGCACTCAATTTCCACAAGCATGATTAAATGAGGCAAAGAAAACTTACGTCAGCCGCCTTGATGTTGTCgttaaagaaaatgaattagtGGCAACATACATACACCATAATTTCTATCGTAATTATAATTCTATCGCCGTTATTCATAAGACATTCGAAAATACAAACGATTGACCCGCTTTAAACTGTGAACAGCATCCGGTCCAGCTTACACTTTTTATCGAAGCAACTTACACTCCTTATCAAATTTTCTACTAGGAtaatgtttttgaagaaatacttACAGTTCCAAATTTATGTGTAACGAGATATTCCCATGCTCCATCAGTCATTATGTCGTTTTCAAGACGCATATTGATCACCTTAAATGAAAACCACCTCGAAAAACAGCGTTCCTCTTCCAGTATCGCCTTTTTTCCAATAATGACTGACCTTGTCCTTGCAGTATTCAACAATACCAGCTGTAGTGGACGTGCAGTGGACCAGAATTGTCCCGAGAATACGGTTTGGATTTTCCATCTAAAACCAGTGTCGAATAATTTCATAAGGGGAGAAATTTGCTTATATTTACATCTGTATATTCTCTAGAATAAAAATTGGCAAGTACGCATATTCGGAAAGTTTCGGACTCGTAAGTTTCACACCATGTGCGGCGGTATCCACGAAGGCTACGGCTCCCGAAGGGTTTCTTCTCCTGATACCGAGAAACCTCCTAAGAGACcttatttttgagatttttttcaaacaaagtcCGATTGTAGGCTGATGCTCCTCCAAAAAAGTGGGAATTTGTCCCTCTCGGGAATGTGCGCATGTCTGGATCGCCACGATGACATCGTTGTCCATTTTTTCAGTCGCTATTTTTCCCTTCAGcgcctttttttcaattatcgCAGATCCAAGAGATTACCTTCTAATGATTTTATGGGCCGCtcaatatacatatatttataaatttcGCTGAAAACCTTAATTTGCACACAGCAAACAAATCTTAGTGAAGGGATTCGGACCAAACTTCGCATGCAAAATCGTCTGGAACAATTGCTAATTATaggcaacttttttttgaagtatgaATCCAGCTCTGGATTATACAAATTTCATTGGTTTCGAAGTAGTTCCATTTTACAAGCAATAGAAAAACCTGCCAACTAACGTTCTGCTTAGTGCTTACTATAAACAAGAATTGAATTGCTAactttgaatgaaaatatgCACCACTCCTATCgattttgttatttacttgaaaaaattgttcctATCACCTTAATTATTAGAAGGAATTGTCTTCTCTGCATTGGAAGACCGCAATGCGGATACAGCAGAGTAGGCTCTGTCGACTCCATcataaaaattaaggaattcGCACGCAACAAAACTGGCACGTGAAGCGATTATTCCACGACATTGTTGGTTAAGCAAGCTAATATTAAATGGAAGTATCAATGGAGCCGCGTATACAACTCTGATTGTTACCTGCTTTTATTAACTGCAATCAGGCACTTTAGTATACGccttgggaacgtacgagctatttAACCTGCACTTTTATATGGCAAAAGcctcccatacattgcaaaaaggtgctgtcgtccagcatcATGCCAAAGCCCATACCTTGAAAGATCGAATTCCTGAGCGAAACATGGAACCTTTGACAACAAGTATCCGTTTCGTTACACTGAAGTGCCGGTATctgtcaagtgaactccaacaagccgctctatctaGAGTTCTGCCACATTTG is a window encoding:
- a CDS encoding hypothetical protein (NECATOR_CHRX.G25581.T1): MNDGTLAIRGEKVPLRNVGGVGFVVHPSVVHLVDSHEILSPRLAILRLRPLRQKSISIINCYSPTSAADDSELDAFYEKLEEVVSNERSFYKFVVGDFNAKLGKATEEKYRIGRFGLGDRNENGNRLAGLLSAARLFHGNSLFMKKDHRRWTWESPNGVTRAETDHILTNQRWCLLDVSVVPSFCSGSDHRLLRAKIRLSHTMEKNICYRQRRRKEVAHGKLGSNFEDHQGIVRKKKGFEA
- a CDS encoding hypothetical protein (NECATOR_CHRX.G25582.T1); amino-acid sequence: MEIITERFYSNLFRSSTPVSSPIIPTGEAPPRILPSEVRVAIKSMKPGTAPGPDFISADFLRAGHPLAYMTSYLQKERIPDQWKTSRTVLIHKKGDRGPPKLPSDMLAERVIQSVHQDHAQAHIQDA
- a CDS encoding hypothetical protein (NECATOR_CHRX.G25583.T1), which encodes MKNAHCEDGGVQLEGPQIVDTPSYVYLGRSMNTENDLKEELNRRIRAAWAAFAAVREATDQDLRAHLFDSTVLPALCYAAETWADTAATSRKLLTTHRALERCLLKFSWRTQHLADLRSSDLRGMSRLRDPAEYVSKAEHGWAGHIMRRVAGRWTKRTLEWIPSDAKRH